The Metabacillus schmidteae genome has a segment encoding these proteins:
- a CDS encoding polysaccharide deacetylase family protein, whose product MQRKIIQIAGFIFIITIAIGFIKNPFTSSYLDQIKKADITVVKHRDKLYEEIATKADEYKIPAQNAEIHKVWKATPGYNGIEVDIDESYKKMKAKGSFDENLLVYRQVKPSVHLEDLNAEPIYRGHPDKPMVSFIINVAWGNEYIPDMLETLNKYHVKATFFLEGRWVKENPDMAMMIVDAGHEIGNHSYTHPDMSQLSAGKIREQLSKTNEVIKSVTDVTPTWFAPPSGSFKSEVVKIADEMKMKTVMWSVDTIDWQRPEPHVLVSRVMGKVHNGALILMHPTSSTSKSLETLILSIKQKGYSFGSVSMLVDEERLFRDDPKTKKE is encoded by the coding sequence ATGCAAAGGAAAATCATTCAAATTGCTGGTTTTATTTTCATCATAACGATCGCCATTGGTTTTATAAAAAATCCTTTTACCTCATCTTATCTTGATCAAATAAAAAAAGCTGATATAACGGTTGTAAAACACCGGGATAAGCTGTATGAAGAAATTGCAACTAAAGCAGATGAATATAAAATACCAGCTCAAAATGCAGAAATACATAAAGTGTGGAAAGCGACCCCTGGTTATAATGGGATAGAAGTAGATATTGATGAGTCGTATAAAAAAATGAAAGCTAAGGGCTCTTTTGATGAAAATCTCCTTGTTTATCGGCAAGTCAAACCTTCTGTTCACCTAGAAGATCTAAATGCAGAGCCAATTTATAGAGGTCATCCTGATAAGCCGATGGTATCTTTTATTATTAATGTAGCTTGGGGGAATGAATACATTCCTGACATGCTTGAAACATTAAATAAATACCATGTAAAAGCTACCTTTTTCCTAGAAGGAAGATGGGTAAAAGAAAACCCTGATATGGCTATGATGATTGTTGATGCAGGACATGAAATAGGTAATCATTCCTATACACACCCAGATATGAGTCAGCTCTCTGCAGGTAAGATAAGAGAGCAATTATCGAAAACGAATGAAGTGATAAAATCGGTAACAGATGTTACTCCAACTTGGTTTGCACCTCCAAGCGGCAGTTTTAAGAGTGAAGTCGTAAAGATTGCGGATGAGATGAAAATGAAAACAGTGATGTGGAGTGTGGATACGATTGATTGGCAACGTCCAGAACCACATGTGTTGGTTTCTCGAGTAATGGGTAAAGTCCATAATGGAGCACTTATTTTAATGCATCCAACTTCTTCAACATCTAAAAGCTTAGAAACCTTAATTTTATCAATAAAGCAAAAAGGGTATTCGTTTGGTTCAGTATCAATGCTTGTTGACGAAGAACGATTATTTAGAGATGATCCCAAAACTAAAAAAGAGTAA
- a CDS encoding YlmC/YmxH family sporulation protein, whose amino-acid sequence MRLSELSGKEIVDVKRAERLGVLGQTDLEINEQGQITTLIIPSLKWFGLRKQGQEIRVPWLHIKKIGTDMIILDIPDEQIEKIES is encoded by the coding sequence ATGAGACTTAGCGAACTTTCGGGTAAAGAAATTGTTGATGTGAAACGTGCAGAACGTTTAGGTGTACTTGGACAAACGGACTTAGAGATTAATGAGCAAGGACAAATAACTACACTTATCATCCCCTCGTTAAAATGGTTTGGTTTAAGAAAACAAGGTCAAGAAATACGAGTTCCATGGCTGCATATTAAAAAGATTGGGACAGATATGATTATTCTTGATATTCCGGATGAACAAATCGAAAAAATTGAATCCTAA
- a CDS encoding M16 family metallopeptidase gives MIKKYTCQNGVRIVLENIPTVRSVAIGVWIGTGSRNENLENNGVSHFLEHMFFKGTKTRTAREIAESFDSIGGQVNAFTSKEYTCYYAKVLDDHASYALDVLADMFFNSTFDEEELKKEKNVVYEEIKMYEDTPDDIVHDILSKATYGKHPLAYPILGTEETLASFNGDTLREYMNNHYTPENVVISVAGNVNESFIKDVEKFFGSYETTSKPRTFEKPSFYDEKLSRQKDTEQAHLCIGYNGLEVGHDDIYSLIVLNNILGGSMSSRLFQDVREQKGLAYSVFSYHSSYEDNGLLTIYGGTGSKQLNLLFDTIQETLATLKAEGITAKELANSKEQMKGSLMLSLESTNSRMSRNGKNELLLGYHRSLDTIIEKVNEVSEDSVNTLANKIFTDTYSVALISPEGELPKKLQS, from the coding sequence TTGATCAAAAAATATACGTGTCAAAATGGAGTAAGAATTGTATTAGAAAATATTCCTACGGTACGATCTGTTGCTATCGGTGTTTGGATTGGAACAGGATCTCGAAATGAAAACCTTGAAAATAACGGTGTATCGCATTTTCTTGAGCATATGTTTTTTAAAGGAACGAAAACAAGAACAGCTAGAGAAATAGCTGAATCTTTTGACAGCATTGGTGGTCAAGTAAATGCTTTTACATCAAAAGAATATACTTGCTACTATGCGAAAGTACTTGATGATCATGCAAGCTATGCTCTGGATGTTCTTGCAGATATGTTTTTTAATTCAACCTTTGATGAGGAAGAATTAAAAAAAGAAAAAAACGTTGTATATGAAGAGATTAAGATGTATGAAGATACTCCTGATGATATTGTCCATGATATTTTGAGCAAAGCTACTTATGGAAAGCACCCTCTAGCTTACCCTATATTAGGAACAGAGGAAACTTTAGCCTCTTTTAATGGTGATACATTAAGAGAATACATGAACAATCATTACACCCCTGAAAATGTTGTCATATCTGTTGCTGGTAACGTAAACGAAAGCTTTATTAAAGACGTTGAAAAGTTTTTTGGTTCTTACGAAACAACTTCCAAACCACGAACTTTTGAAAAACCGAGTTTTTATGATGAAAAACTCTCTAGGCAAAAAGATACAGAACAAGCTCACCTTTGTATTGGATATAACGGCCTTGAGGTTGGACACGATGATATATATAGCTTAATTGTCTTAAATAATATATTAGGAGGCAGCATGAGCAGCCGTTTGTTCCAAGATGTTCGTGAACAAAAAGGTCTTGCTTACTCGGTATTCTCCTATCACTCATCATATGAAGATAACGGTCTTCTCACTATTTATGGTGGAACAGGTAGTAAGCAACTTAATCTCTTGTTTGATACGATTCAAGAAACATTAGCAACGTTAAAAGCTGAAGGAATTACTGCAAAGGAACTAGCAAATAGCAAGGAGCAAATGAAGGGAAGTCTTATGTTAAGCCTGGAAAGTACAAACAGTCGAATGAGCCGAAATGGAAAAAATGAACTATTACTTGGCTATCATCGCTCTTTAGATACAATTATTGAAAAAGTGAATGAGGTAAGTGAAGATAGTGTAAATACACTAGCTAATAAAATTTTCACTGATACTTATTCAGTTGCCCTAATTAGTCCGGAGGGAGAACTTCCAAAAAAACTTCAATCATAA
- the dpaA gene encoding dipicolinic acid synthetase subunit A — protein sequence MLTGLNVAVIGGDARQLEVIRKLTELDAKLFLIGFDQLDHGFTGATKVKIDEVPFQEIDAIILPIPGTNQEGIVETVFSNEEVILTEELISQTPSHCTIYSGISNSYLDNLVQSTSKKLVQLFKRDDVAIYNSIPTVEGTIMMVIQHTDITIHGSTIAVLGLGRVGMSVARTFSALGAKVKVGARDTADLARITEMGLIPFHIDHLQQEVKDIDVCINTIPAMVIAAKVISNMPAHTLIIDLASKPGGTDFRYAEKRGIKALLAPGLPGIVAPKTAGQIVANVLTQLLCNLKIDGKE from the coding sequence ATGTTAACAGGATTAAACGTAGCTGTTATCGGTGGTGATGCCAGACAGTTAGAAGTTATCCGTAAATTAACTGAACTTGATGCAAAGCTATTTCTCATTGGCTTTGACCAATTAGATCATGGCTTTACTGGTGCTACAAAAGTAAAAATAGATGAGGTTCCATTCCAAGAAATAGATGCAATTATTTTGCCTATCCCTGGTACGAATCAAGAGGGGATTGTGGAAACTGTTTTTTCAAATGAAGAGGTTATCTTAACTGAAGAGTTAATAAGTCAAACACCTTCTCATTGTACCATTTATTCAGGTATTTCAAATTCCTATTTAGATAATCTTGTTCAATCGACAAGTAAAAAATTAGTCCAACTTTTCAAAAGAGATGATGTAGCAATCTATAACTCAATTCCAACAGTTGAAGGAACGATTATGATGGTTATTCAACATACCGATATAACCATTCATGGTTCTACGATTGCTGTATTAGGATTAGGTAGAGTAGGTATGAGTGTCGCAAGAACGTTCTCTGCACTAGGTGCAAAAGTAAAAGTAGGAGCAAGAGATACGGCAGACTTAGCTAGAATCACTGAAATGGGTCTTATTCCATTCCATATTGATCATCTTCAGCAAGAGGTAAAAGACATTGATGTGTGTATAAATACAATCCCGGCAATGGTTATAGCGGCAAAAGTCATTTCCAATATGCCAGCACACACATTAATTATTGATCTTGCTTCCAAACCTGGTGGAACAGATTTTCGCTACGCGGAAAAAAGAGGAATTAAGGCACTATTGGCTCCTGGATTACCAGGAATCGTAGCACCCAAAACAGCCGGCCAAATCGTTGCAAATGTCCTAACACAGCTTCTATGTAATTTAAAGATAGATGGAAAGGAGTAA
- a CDS encoding dipicolinate synthase subunit B, which yields MKLEGKRIGFGITGSHCTYEDVYPQIKSLLDEGADVIPVVTFTVKNTTTRFGKAGEWVEKVEELTGNKVIDSIVAAEPLGPKLPLDCMIIAPLTGNSMSKFANALTDSPVLMAAKATLRTHRPVVVGISTNDALGLNGVNLMRLMATKDIYFIPFGQDAPNQKPNSMVARMEALLDTVLAALEGKQYQPVVVEKFRDLEK from the coding sequence ATGAAATTAGAAGGTAAGCGAATTGGATTTGGTATTACGGGTTCACATTGCACATACGAGGATGTTTATCCACAAATAAAATCGTTATTAGATGAGGGTGCAGATGTTATTCCTGTTGTCACATTTACAGTGAAAAACACAACAACCCGCTTTGGAAAAGCAGGAGAATGGGTAGAAAAAGTAGAGGAATTAACAGGGAATAAAGTCATTGATTCCATCGTTGCAGCGGAACCTCTTGGCCCAAAGCTTCCGTTAGATTGTATGATAATCGCTCCACTAACTGGTAATTCAATGAGTAAGTTTGCTAATGCACTTACTGATTCACCTGTCCTAATGGCTGCCAAAGCAACTCTAAGAACACATCGTCCAGTTGTTGTTGGAATTTCTACTAATGATGCGCTCGGTTTAAATGGTGTAAACCTCATGCGGCTAATGGCAACAAAGGATATATATTTTATCCCATTCGGTCAGGATGCACCTAATCAAAAACCAAATTCAATGGTTGCAAGAATGGAAGCATTACTTGATACTGTTTTAGCTGCGTTAGAAGGAAAACAATATCAACCGGTTGTTGTAGAAAAATTTCGTGATTTAGAGAAATAA
- the asd gene encoding aspartate-semialdehyde dehydrogenase — translation MEAKGYHVAVVGATGAVGQQMLHTLEQRNFPISKLTLLSSERSAGKKVMFRDEEYIVEAATPESFEGVQIALFSAGGGVSKQLAPEAVKRGAIVVDNTSAYRMDENVPLVVPEVNEEALKAHNGIIANPNCSTIQMVVALEPIRQQFGLNKVIVSTYQAVSGAGAAAINELKEQAKAILNGDDFTPEILPVSGDEKHYQIAFNAIPQIDKFQDNGYTFEEMKMINETKKIMSTPKLHVAATCVRLPVETGHSESVYIEVDSEGVSAQQIKELLKESDGITLQDDPSQQIYPMPANCVGKNDVFVGRIRKDLDRDNGFHMWIVSDNLLKGAAWNSVQIAESLVKLQLV, via the coding sequence ATGGAAGCAAAAGGTTATCATGTAGCAGTAGTCGGAGCAACAGGAGCTGTGGGGCAGCAAATGCTTCACACATTAGAACAACGAAATTTTCCTATTTCTAAATTAACTTTGCTTTCTTCTGAACGTTCAGCAGGGAAAAAAGTAATGTTCAGAGATGAAGAATATATTGTCGAAGCTGCAACTCCAGAAAGTTTTGAAGGTGTTCAAATCGCACTATTCTCAGCAGGTGGAGGTGTGTCAAAGCAACTTGCACCAGAAGCAGTAAAGCGTGGCGCAATTGTAGTAGACAACACAAGTGCATACCGCATGGATGAGAATGTTCCATTAGTTGTTCCCGAAGTAAATGAAGAAGCGTTAAAAGCGCATAATGGTATCATCGCAAATCCAAACTGCTCAACGATTCAGATGGTTGTTGCTCTTGAGCCAATTCGTCAACAATTTGGTCTAAACAAAGTAATTGTTTCTACCTACCAAGCAGTTTCAGGTGCAGGAGCAGCTGCAATCAATGAGCTAAAGGAACAAGCAAAAGCAATTTTAAATGGAGATGATTTCACTCCGGAAATTCTTCCTGTTAGCGGTGATGAGAAACATTATCAGATTGCTTTTAATGCAATTCCGCAAATTGATAAATTCCAAGATAATGGATATACTTTTGAAGAAATGAAAATGATTAATGAGACGAAAAAAATTATGAGCACTCCTAAGCTACATGTAGCTGCAACATGTGTTCGTTTACCTGTTGAAACAGGACATTCTGAATCAGTTTATATTGAAGTAGATTCTGAAGGAGTCTCTGCTCAACAAATAAAAGAATTATTGAAAGAATCAGATGGAATTACATTACAAGATGACCCTTCACAACAAATCTATCCAATGCCGGCAAACTGTGTTGGTAAAAATGATGTCTTTGTTGGAAGAATCCGAAAAGATTTAGACCGTGATAATGGTTTTCATATGTGGATTGTTTCTGACAACCTTTTAAAGGGTGCGGCATGGAATTCTGTACAAATCGCTGAAAGTTTAGTGAAATTACAACTAGTTTAA